The following coding sequences lie in one Phaeodactylum tricornutum CCAP 1055/1 chromosome 12, whole genome shotgun sequence genomic window:
- a CDS encoding predicted protein: ETLPEEQKRKEEMWRVVLHNDEVHTFNYVIRSLCKVIGTLDRKAAFEICVQTHGIGKATITKTWKKQAEQHCLGLQRQGLTVSISPD, from the coding sequence GAGACGTTGCCTGAAgaacaaaaaagaaaggaagaaatgTGGCGTGTCGTACTGCACAACGACGAAGTCCATACGTTCAATTATGTGATTCGCTCGCTCTGTAAGGTAATTGGAACACTGGATCGAAAAGCTGCTTTCGAAATTTGCGTACAAACACATGGCATTGGCAAAGCGACCATCACCAAAACATGGAAGAAGCAAGCGGAACAGCACTGCCTAGGACTGCAACGGCAAGGATTGACTGTCAGCATTTCGCCAGAT
- a CDS encoding predicted protein — protein sequence MSLDTAKIDEHIERLREGNTLTENEVKALCEKAKEILRDESNVQPVTAPVTVCGDIHGQFYDLAELFRIGGACPETNYLFMGDYVDRGYYSLETVTLLMALKVRYRSRITILRGNHESRQITQVYGFYDECLRKYGNANVWKYFTDTFDYLPMTAVVSDRIFCLHGGLSPSIDTLDHARELDRVQEVPHEGPMCDLVWSDPDDRCGWGISPRGAGYTFGQDITEQFTHINGLHFIARAHQLVMEGYQWQHNRSVVTVFSAPNYCYRCGNQAAIMEIDDTVDQTNKDTVHDHCRFSQFDPAPRDESWHKSSRTLDYFL from the exons ATGTCCCTCGATACTGCAAAAATCGACGAACATATCGAGCGGCTGCGGGAAGGAAACACATTGACAGAGAACGAAGTCAAGGCTCTGTGCGAAAAG GCAAAAGAGATCTTGCGAGACGAATCGAATGTGCAGCCTGTTACTGCTCCCGTAACTGTTTGTGGGGACATCCATGGCCAATTCTATGATTTGGCGGAGCTTTTCCGTATTGGCGGAGCCTGTCCAGAAACAAACTATCTTTTCATGGGAGATTACGTGGACCGCGGCTATTATTCCCTCGAGACAGTTACCTTGCTCATGGCTTTGAAGGTTCGCTACCGTAGCCGTATAACAATTCTGCGAGGTAACCATGAGAGTCGTCAAATTACGCAGGTGTACGGATTTTACGATGAATGCCTCCGGAAATATGGAAACGCTAATGTGTGGAAGTATTTCACCGATACGTTCGATTATTTACCCATGACTGCGGTTGTATCCGACCGCATTTTCTGCTTGCATGGCGGACTTTCACCCTCGATCGATACATTGGATCACGCCCGCGAGCTTGATCGAGTCCAGGAAGTTCCTCACGAAGGTCCCATGTGTGACCTTGTGTGGTCCGACCCCGATGACCG CTGTGGCTGGGGTATATCTCCGCGAGGTGCTGGTTACACCTTTGGTCAAGACATTACGGAACAATTCACGCACATAAATGGTCTCCACTTTATTGCTCGCGCGCATCAACTCGTCATGGAGGGTTACCAATGGCAGCATAATCGAAGTGTCGTCACTGTCTTTTCGGCACCGAACTACTGCTATCGGTGTGGAAATCAGGCGGCAATTATGGAAATTGACGATACCGTCGACCAGACCAATAAAGACACCGTCCACGATCACTGCAGATT TTCGCAATTTGATCCTGCCCCGCGAGACGAAAGTTGGCACAAGAGTTCAAGAACATTGGACTATTTTTTGTGA
- a CDS encoding predicted protein encodes MLVRCSSTILLFLTVKSRAYSKPLYSPPERTVVLLYHKPINVVTTHAANDVKGRMNVYDDVLSMKGFSGWNHVGKSADRERTPASFAEATQIRSKLHAIGRLDAETTGLLLLTNDGGLVHHVTNKDSVSHQHHGNPVFKTYEALVMGFYDNHSPLLEKMRTQGVNIGDKYGGTTRPVDELIVKTNPTLKSTLVSLTICEGKNRQIRRMFHALGSGVIRLCRTQIGRSLTLSSVPMAGQWRILTEKEVETALDWRPRYIGEVSALSRAGKTTKAVTGTSRRRKRSNF; translated from the coding sequence ATGTTAGTCAGGTGCAGTTCCACAATACTTCTATTTCTGACCGTGAAGAGTCGTGCCTATTCGAAGCCATTGTATAGTCCTCCTGAACGAACTGTAGTCTTGCTGTATCACAAACCAATCAATGTGGTAACAACACATGCGGCGAACGATGTGAAGGGACGCATGAATGTGTACGACGATGTTTTATCCATGAAGGGATTTTCTGGTTGGAATCATGTCGGTAAAAGTGCTGACCGGGAGCGCACTCCCGCATCGTTCGCCGAAGCAACCCAGATCCGTTCCAAACTGCACGCCATTGGCAGGTTAGATGCCGAAACAACAGGTCTACTTCTCCTCACGAACGATGGTGGTCTCGTCCATCATGTAACCAACAAAGATTCAGTATCGCATCAGCATCATGGAAACCCCGTGTTCAAAACGTACGAAGCTCTCGTGATGGGTTTTTACGACAACCATTCACCGTTGTTGGAAAAAATGCGTACGCAGGGTGTAAACATTGGTGATAAGTATGGAGGAACAACCCGTCCCGTAGATGAGCTGATAGTAAAGACGAATCCGACGTTGAAATCGACTCTTGTTTCGTTGACCATTTGTGAAGGGAAGAATCGTCAAATTCGACGAATGTTCCATGCCCTTGGCTCCGGAGTGATACGACTGTGCCGAACACAGATTGGGCGAAGCTTGACACTGTCGAGTGTTCCAATGGCAGGGCAATGGCGAATCCTGACCGAAAAGGAGGTTGAGACTGCTTTGGATTGGAGGCCACGGTACATTGGAGAGGTTTCTGCTCTCAGTCGAGCAGGAAAAACAACGAAGGCTGTCACTGGGACTTCCCGTAgacggaaaagaagcaaTTTTTGA
- a CDS encoding predicted protein, producing the protein MPSHAPFYIEHLLYAPSQQSSKPETMAARPLVSVFSLSGDKSGDVSLPAVMTAPLRPDIVQFVHTNMNKNHRQAYAVNIRAGKQVVASSWGTGRAVARIPRVGGGGTSRSGQGAFGNMCRGGRMFDPTKTWRKWNKKINISQKRYAVASALAATAVPALVMSRGHVVDNVPEIPLVVENAVESAKKTSAAKDILSAIGALDDVEKAGESKQIRAGKGKMRNRRYTLRRGPLVIYKSNDGVEQAFRNLPGVELCCVDRLNLLQLAPGGHMGRFCIWSQAALEELDIIYGENGKRIPQAAMTNADLARIINSDEVQSVVNPAKPGQKDNAPKQNAIRNVEALEKLDPFAAEKRRAQARNDEARASKKAETLAKKRDSRTAKKAFKEQGKSFYAKVNEKR; encoded by the exons ATGCCGTCTCACGCCCCGTTTTACATCGAGCATCTGCTATATGCGCCTTCACAACAATCTAGCAAACCAGAAACCATGGCCGCCCGTCCTCTCGTCAGCGTCTTTTCTCTCTCCGGTGACAAGTCCGGAGATGTGAGTCTTCCTGCTGTAATGACGGCTCCTCTGCGCCCGGATATCGTTCAGTTTGTGCACACCAACATGAACAAGAACCATCGTCAGGCGTACGCTGTTAACATTCGCGCCGGAAAGCAAGTTGTCGCGTCGTCTTGGGGTACTGGACGTGCTGTCGCCCGTATTCCTCGTGTTGGTGGAGGTGGTACTTCCCGTTCTGGACAGGGTGCCTTTGGTAACATGTGCCGTGGTGGACGCATGTTCGACCCCACCAAGACCTGGCGCAAGTGGAATAAGAAGATCAACATTTCGCAGAAGCGTTATGCCGTTGCTTCTGCCCTAGCTGCCACCGCCGTCCCGGCTCTTGTGATGTCCCGTGGGCATgtcgtcgacaacgttcCGGAAATTCCCCTCGTTGTGGAAAACGCCGTTGAGTCTGCCAAGAAGACCTCGGCCGCGAAAGACATCCTCTCCGCCATTGGTGCCTTGGATGATGTCGAAAAAGCGGGAGAATCGAAGCAAATCCGTGCCGGTAAGGGTAAGATGCGTAATCGTCGTTACACCCTCCGCCGTGGACCTCTCGTTATCTACAAATCGAACGATGGCGTGGAACAGGCCTTCCGCAATCTTCCCGGCGTAGAGCTATGCTGTGTTGACCGACTGAACCTTTTGCAGCTAGCCCCGGGTGGTCACATGGGACGATTCTGCATCTGGTCTCaggctgctttggaagagctgGACATTATTTACGGAGAAAATGGCAAGCGCATCCCCCAAGCAGCCATGACCAACGCCGACTTGGCCCGTATCATCAACTCCGATGAAGTACAGAGTGTCGTCAACCCCGCCAAACCTGGACAGAAGGACAACGCTCCCAAGCAAAATGCTATTCGTAACGTTGAGGCGTTGGAGAAGCTCGATCCATTTGCCGCCGAAAAGCGCCGTGCCCAAGCTCGCAATGACGAGGCTCGTGCTTCGAAGAAGGCCGAAACTTTGGCGAAAAAGCGTGATAGCCGCACGGCTAAGAAAGCTTTCAAGGAGCAAGGAAAATCGTTCTATGCAAAG GTGAATGAAAAGCGATAA
- a CDS encoding predicted protein: MGLNARGLEENLWQLSALPIDSQNDSEGWATTSLVEKDRHPEYIIHWKGEGVDGYSLQFRHLEFRGALSAVLETSVVDVAFEDALDYTGSVELQASKLVQFNSAMQYIHIPRNIHRKSLVEAAERCSLIHALYDIVSASDAYPPLASSAIQNNGFGDMYSGSQNEEATWCVRVRRFGQSLCSEKEKRYGARARSMKLEKEALKALEPLLLQFGGKVNLNSPDCKIYIFDGLVRTDKVLARRITSGPRVFAIAPNTRICVTNTPLCPVAAFLLCNVAGIRKIVSILDPYVGSGAILLAAAMIQPSCRSVGIEIADNGYVNRDDILLDFDTRNLTRPLALLHGDSTNELMREEAKKAIGNDAFDLIITDPPYGIRESSNYNTLTPAEELFQSIAKDRDLGRRLLKKGGRLVCFVPCNEDENLEDVLPSREQAESAGLQCEVVREQPLNDSLSRWLVSYLCVR; the protein is encoded by the coding sequence ATGGGACTGAATGCGAGAGGACTGGAAGAGAATCTATGGCAACTATCAGCCTTGCCAATCGATAGTCAAAATGATTCCGAAGGCTGGGCGACTACGAGCTTGGTAGAAAAAGACAGGCATCCTGAATACATAATACACTGGAAAGGGGAAGGCGTGGATGGTTACAGTTTACAGTTCCGCCATTTGGAATTCCGTGGTGCACTATCAGCAGTACTGGAAACCTCAGTTGTCGATGTAGCATTTGAAGACGCTTTGGACTACACGGGCAGCGTGGAATTACAAGCAAGCAAGCTAGTACAGTTTAATTCAGCGATGCAGTACATACATATTCCTCGGAACATACACAGAAAATCTCTGGTGGAAGCGGCAGAGCGATGCTCCCTTATTCACGCTTTATATGACATTGTTTCTGCAAGCGACGCGTATCCGCCATTGGCATCATCGGCTATTCAGAATAATGGGTTCGGAGACATGTACAGCGGTTCACAGAACGAGGAGGCAACTTGGTGTGTACGTGTTCGGCGTTTTGGACAATCATTGTGCAGCGAGAAAGAGAAGCGGTACGGCGCTCGCGCCCGGTCGAtgaaattggaaaaagaagctCTCAAAGCTCTTGAACCCCTTCTACTTCAATTCGGCGGAAAGGTAAATCTCAATTCACCAGACTGCAAAATCTACATTTTCGATGGGCTTGTAAGAACGGACAAGGTGTTAGCGAGACGAATCACCTCCGGTCCGCGGGTGTTCGCTATTGCCCCCAACACTCGCATTTGTGTTACCAACACCCCATTATGCCCTGTCGCTGcatttttgctttgcaaTGTTGCCGGTATAAGAAAAATCGTTTCTATCCTGGACCCATACGTGGGTTCGGGCGCCATTTTATTGGCAGCAGCCATGATTCAACCAAGTTGCCGGTCTGTCGGTATTGAAATTGCCGATAATGGATATGTCAACCGAGACGATATTTTGCTCGATTTTGATACGCGGAACTTGACGCGGCCTTTGGCTTTACTGCATGGTGACTCAACCAATGAGCTCATGagggaagaagccaagaaagcGATCGGCAACGATGCGTTCGATTTGATCATTACCGACCCACCGTACGGCATACGAGAATCGTCAAACTACAACACGTTAACTCCAGCGGAAGAGCTGTTTCAGTCCATCGCGAAAGATCGAGACTTAGGCAGACGTTTGTTGAAAAAAGGTGGGCGCCTGGTATGCTTTGTCCCGTGCAATGAAGATGAGAATCTAGAAGATGTCTTACCGAGTCGGGAACAAGCGGAATCGGCTGGCTTGCAGTGCGAAGTTGTACGAGAGCAACCGCTCAACGACAGTCTAAGTCGGTGGCTTGTGTCGTACCTGTGCGTACGGTAG
- a CDS encoding predicted protein, whose amino-acid sequence EKENQITDLSILDQAILMALCLDVKNSNPIDGLTGEEMAAFLARVLEHHDDWMVYSTALLERSWLEFERSHARERAILQMQALADQHTNRLTITQSTKKSVEESAQVQNRLKNLHKIVYPPRWLMLQDLADRYANLGIVTSAAEIFTEIEFWDDVVDCYKRAGKKSKAEEIVRKRLSIQPTPRMWAALGDLKSDPQYYVRAAELSKGRFSSAYVSLGQHYFDKGMLEDASEQYIAALRIRPLDPPTWFRLGAISMQLQRWETALRAFSQVVQQEPEEAEAWANVAAVHMHNKHPAEAYPALVESLKYNRNNWRVWNSKLYTCLDLGKYDEAIQACNMLLDQRSEKQMSAGIPPVEEKCVRAIVGGALQT is encoded by the coding sequence GAGAAAGAGAATCAAATAACGGATTTAAGTATTCTTGATCAAGCGATTCTCATGGCCTTGTGTCTGGATGTGAAAAACAGCAACCCCATTGACGGTCTGACGGGTGAGGAAATGGCAGCATTCCTAGCACGTGTATTGGAGCACCACGACGACTGGATGGTGTATTCCACTGCACTCTTGGAACGATCTTGGTTGGAATTTGAAAGATCTCATGCCCGTGAGCGTGCCATTCTTCAAATGCAAGCTCTTGCTGATCAGCACACGAACAGGCTTACAATCACACAATCAACAAAGAAGAGTGTCGAAGAATCAGCACAGGTTCAGAACCGCTTAAAGAATCTTCACAAAATTGTGTATCCTCCACGATGGCTGATGTTACAAGACTTGGCTGATCGATATGCCAATTTGGGAATCGTCACAAGCGCTGCCGAGATCTTTACTGAAATCGAGTTCTGGGACGACGTTGTGGATTGTTACAAAAGAGCTGGCAAGAAATCAAAAGCTGAAGAGATCGTTCGCAAACGTCTATCTATACAGCCAACACCGCGTATGTGGGCGGCTCTTGGTGATCTAAAAAGTGATCCCCAATACTACGTACGAGCAGCTGAGTTGTCGAAGGGACGTTTCTCGAGCGCTTACGTGTCGCTGGGGCAGCACTACTTTGACAAAGGCATGCTGGAAGATGCCTCTGAACAATATATAGCGGCGTTGAGGATTCGACCACTTGACCCTCCAACCTGGTTTCGGTTGGGAGCTATCTCGATGCAACTGCAACGATGGGAGACAGCACTTCGTGCGTTCTCTCAAGTCGTGCAACAAGAGCCAGAGGAGGCCGAGGCGTGGGCAAATGTCGCGGCAGTCCATATGCATAACAAGCATCCTGCAGAAGCGTATCCAGCTCTTGTTGAATCTTTGAAATACAATCGAAATAATTGGCGCGTATGGAACAGCAAGCTCTATACATGTCTTGATCTTGGAAAGTACGATGAAGCCATTCAAGCCTGCAACATGCTTCTGGATCAACGCTCTGAAAAACAAATGTCAGCTGGAATCCCTCCCGTGGAAGAAAAGTGTGTCCGGGCGATTGTAGGTGGCGCACTTCAGACG
- a CDS encoding predicted protein translates to MAALAVSAARSIRKEVVNPRWWSGAYDVIDTSRFIIDGKGKVCKSDLLPTSWLGQEIQEKYDDVGVLHLQNTGLVDMADQRTLARIIMGEETEYEGGANPRGRAEGLANVYDIGAPLMADLHYHHEMTYKSHSVTSLGFLCKHAVTTRPGVGWSFVSDSVQAHDYIMQTELGQKLKEKGLCFLRRMTDAEDKHMLDRNKQGSVYNHWQQSWMTSCPQEAEARANAQGLQVEWLDDKEDGRIMQTRYYKSAFEYISFLDRNIMVTSIADDGEWFDSWPGIMDIPQEKRPLEMLFGDNEPFTLEEKQLWTDIYGMFGIPITWKPGDVAVVCNMRFAHGRPGIELLPGEKRELGVMLGPFYERMETREDKW, encoded by the coding sequence ATGGCCGCCCTTGCTGTTTCTGCTGCCCGATCCATTCGAAAAGAAGTCGTAAATCCACGTTGGTGGAGTGGGGCCTACGATGTGATTGACACTAGTCGTTTCATTATTGATGGTAAAGGGAAAGTCTGCAAGAGTGATCTACTGCCTACTTCCTGGCTTGGACAAGAGATTCAGGAGAAATATGACGACGTGGGTGTGCTTCATCTTCAGAATACTGGGCTTGTGGACATGGCCGATCAGCGGACACTAGCTCGAATCATCATGGGGGAAGAAACCGAGTATGAAGGTGGCGCAAACCCTCGAGGAAGAGCCGAAGGCCTAGCGAACGTCTACGATATTGGTGCCCCTCTAATGGCAGATCTTCACTACCATCATGAAATGACGTACAAGTCCCATTCGGTTACAAGCTTAGGCTTCTTATGCAAGCACGCCGTAACGACCAGACCAGGCGTTGGTTGGAGTTTTGTTTCGGATAGTGTCCAGGCTCATGACTATATCATGCAAACAGAGCTGGGCCAGAAGCTGAAGGAGAAAGGCCTCTGTTTCTTGAGGCGCATGACAGATGCGGAGGACAAGCACATGTTGGACCGAAACAAGCAAGGCTCAGTTTATAACCACTGGCAACAGTCTTGGATGACCAGTTGTCCTCAAGAAGCTGAGGCTCGAGCTAACGCACAGGGTTTGCAAGTGGAGTGGCTTGACGATAAAGAAGATGGTCGAATTATGCAGACCCGATACTACAAGTCTGCTTTTGAGTATATTTCGTTCCTCGACCGCAATATCATGGTCACTTCTATTGCTGATGATGGAGAATGGTTCGATTCTTGGCCCGGAATTATGGATATTCCCCAGGAAAAGCGTCCTCTGGAGATGCTTTTTGGGGACAACGAACCATTtactttggaagagaaaCAGCTCTGGACAGATATCTATGGCATGTTTGGTATTCCAATCACCTGGAAACCAGGAGATGTCGCTGTGGTTTGCAACATGCGTTTTGCCCATGGTCGTCCAGGCATAGAATTGCTCCCTGGCGAGAAGCGTGAGCTTGGAGTCATGCTCGGACCATTTTACGAGCGTATGGAGACTAGAGAGGACAAGTGGTAA
- a CDS encoding predicted protein, whose product RSLGTFAMIRRIFLEEGYSGIYAGLRPTLVMAIPNTVLYFSAYEEFVGSLRQGAEDPSASWIPLLAGGSARFLASTLTAPFEFLRTREASMVGHDRPALGMTVQFRAIVKTDGAGALFRGLRPTLLRDVPFSAIYWLCLERFRESWQRQSTVAPSPVEQAGQAFLNGATAGMIAAACTTPFDVVKTRQQAVSESTTVTFTGTLAQMRSIIAKEGVAGLWRGNQARMLKVAPACAIMISCYEFGKRVLE is encoded by the exons AGGAGTCTTGGCACGTTTGCCATGATTCGTCGCATCTTCCTCGAGGAAGGATACTCAGGCATTTACGCTGGCCTCCGACCCACTCTAGTCATGGCGATTCCAAACACAGTCCTTTACTTTTCCGCTTACGAAGAGTTTGTTGGGAGTCTTCGTCAAGGTGCAGAAGACCCGTCGGCAAGCTGGATTCCTCTACTAGCCGGTGGTTCCGCGCGATTCTTGGCGTCAACTTTGACTGCACCATTTGAGTTCCTGCGTACTCGCGAAGCGTCCATGGTCGGTCATGACAGACCTGCATTGGGTATGACGGTACAATTTCGTGCCATTGTGAAAACGGACGGTGCTGGTGCCCTGTTTCGGGGTCTCCGGCCGACACTGTTGCGGGATGTTCCCTTCTCTGCAATATACTGGCTGTGCCTCGAGCGCTTCCGGGAAAGCTGGCAACGGCAATCTACCGTCGCTCCGTCTCCGGTAGAACAGGCTGGGCAGGCGTTTCTGAATGGAGCTACTGCGGGAAtgattgctgctgcttgcACGACACCCTTTGATGTTGTCAAAACGCGACAGCAAGCCGTCTCCGAAAGTACAACCGTCACGTT CACAGGAACGCTGGCACAGATGCGGAGTATCATCGCTAAGGAAGGTGTGGCTGGATTGTGGCGAGGTAATCAAGCGCGTATGCTCAAAGTCGCACCGGCATGTGCTATTATGATCTCGTGCTACGAATTTGGTAAACGCGTTCTTGAATAG
- a CDS encoding predicted protein — KNSLSPHWVKVFEIDYELGTPSKVAVNIFDEVRKGENKGIGSAVFDIGELLGARGNTKARKLKKGGTLFATVRKSQGSGMLRLQVKGTKLKNVEGMFSKSDPFFELSRKVDAAGSLTWDNVYRSKDIHNNLNPEWETAIISLSTLCGGNLDLPILLSVFDHESSGKHKPMGQLETSVNGLKQAAETRNSLQLQRKGKDVGAITVVKAEANFVDYVSGGCEINVVVAIDFTGSNGDPRKPGTLHYLHPDGRKNDYEKAISAIVGILSKYDSDQKFPVVGFGAKYGGVVRHCFQCGPHEESHGVAGVLDAYKQVFKSGLVMSGPTVFTEVIETAAARAMSSQSEAQRKGQQSYTVLLILTDGAVSDVQATAHSLNQVSHAPLSVVIVGLGDADFSSMQFLDDSSKPGKRDIAQFVQFNRHASNSVALTSETLHEIPEQLTGYFSSNGISPLPPIQ; from the exons AAAAACTCGCTGAGTCCTCACTGGGTCAAAGTGTTTGAGATTGACTATGAGTTAGGAACGCCAAGCAAGGTCGCTGTTAACATTTTCGACGAAGTCCGTAAAGGTGAGAATAAGGGAATTGGCAGCGCAGTCTTCGACATCGGTGAGCTCCTCGGTGCCCGCGGCAACACCAAGGCGCGAAAACTAAAGAAGGGCGGAACGCTGTTTGCTACGGTTCGAAAAAGTCAAGGATCCGGTATGCTCCGTCTTCAAGTGAAAGGAACTAAGCTGAAGAACGTCGAAGGCATGTTTTCGAAAAGTGACCCTTTTTTTGAACTTTCGCGGAAGGTTGATGCTGCCGGGAGCTTGACTTGGGATAACGTTTATCGCTCCAAAGATATTCACAACAACCTCAATCCCGAATGGGAGACGGCCATCATTTCGTTGTCGACGCTATGCGGGGGTAATCTAGATCTGCCCATCCTGCTTTCTGTTTTTGATCATGAGAGTAGTGGAAAGCACAAGCCTATGGGACAGCTAGAAACTAGCGTCAATGGACTCAAACAAGCCGCCGAGACACGCAATTCACTCCAGCTCCAACGGAAGGGTAAGGACGTCGGAGCGATCACTGTAGTCAAAGCCGAG GCCAACTTTGTTGACTATGTGAGTGGCGGCTGTGAAATtaatgtcgtcgtcgctatcGATTTTACGGGCTCCAATGGGGACCCTCGGAAGCCAGGAACTCTTCACTACTTGCATCCTGACGGACGTAAAAACGATTACGAAAAGGCAATTTCAGCGATCGTTGGAATTCTTTCCAAGTACGACTCCGACCAGAAGTTTCCTGTGGTCGGCTTTGGAGCTAAGTATGGCGGAGTCGTGCGACATTGCTTCCAATGTGGGCCTCACGAGGAATCCCATGGTGTTGCTGGCGTGCTGGATGCGTACAAGCAGGTATTTAAATCAGGTCTCGTGATGAGTGGACCCACTGTTTTTACTGAAGTCATTGAAACCGCGGCCGCGCGAGCCATGAGCTCGCAGTCCGAAGCGCAGCGAAAAGGCCAACAATCCTATACAGTTCTTTTGATTCTTACCGACGGTGCGGTATCCGACGTGCAGGCCACGGCGCACAGCTTGAATCAAGTCAGTCACGCACCCTTGTCTGTCGTCATTGTGGGGTTGGGAGATGCAGACTTCTCCAGCATGCAGTTCTTGGATGATTCCTCGAAGCCCGGTAAACGGGATATTGCCCAATTTGTTCAGTTTAACCGCCATGCGTCAAACAGTGTCGCCTTGACTTCGGAGACGTTGCACGAAATCCCGGAGCAGTTGACTGGATATTTTTCAAGTAACGGTATTTCTCCTTTGCCACCCATTCAA
- a CDS encoding predicted protein gives MSSWERARYIPWDRIPQTGTNLEEQKERIFRELQRETIEDEFLQQDRHSEQPVVTGEQSTDSAKPFTSNKVPYSNMELLRQAAFGGCLGTITGAVFGFMDGMRTAQESSVLQNASNVAKGRYLMQGTTRSATLFGVFFGGFHILKYGLKVTLDPGDVGEIGVAGAASVGTLFARPAWRPNIPYALMLVAMDGFNLYMRKSS, from the coding sequence ATGTCCTCCTGGGAAAGAGCGCGCTACATTCCATGGGATCGTATTCCACAAACAGGAACAAACTTGGaggaacaaaaggaaagaatTTTTCGTGAATTGCAACGCGAAACAATCGAGGATGAATTTCTGCAGCAAGATCGCCACTCTGAGCAACCGGTGGTTACCGGGGAACAAAGCACTGACTCCGCAAAACCATTCACTTCAAATAAGGTCCCTTACTCAAACATGGAATTACTACGTCAAGCAGCGTTTGGAGGTTGTCTCGGTACCATCACTGGCGCTGTTTTTGGATTCATGGATGGCATGAGGACAGCTCAAGAGTCGAGTGTTTTACAAAATGCGTCCAATGTCGCCAAGGGGCGGTATTTAATGCAAGGTACCACGCGCTCAGCGACCTTGTTTGGTGTCTTTTTCGGTGGTTTTCACATCCTGAAATACGGGCTCAAAGTGACGCTAGACCCTGGCGATGTAGGCGAGATTGGCGTTGCCGGAGCTGCGTCAGTAGGGACGCTGTTTGCAAGGCCGGCATGGCGTCCGAACATACCATATGCTCTCATGCTAGTAGCAATGGATGGATTCAATCTGTACATGCGTAAAAGCAGCTaa
- a CDS encoding predicted protein translates to MCYDLLTIPPEIKQKIATFLCPHDAVQVGLTCVALRQSLSLSSLDPPLLLFARMDRVGDFEHGDNPVRAFRFPILNRRVHSLSLGLRWRDQGWGNRKGQVFVTAISASTVSQRRDAFEDGRIVFESDIAPHEQSALRINFVPIDSDIYYFWYKAGGGGGHSLHLSDGNLRTVIFDDEHQTIAQSYRNLTRIGVINPALLFENAPPAQTQTFFPCLLVRIFQLLRHQLEQKRTPDEELVTYLQEHEIAVNQRSLSALEGLVQADIEEREIRRHEGMDQVRNHAHIPTIFGLGRILLANPEFLVANAQNPDVLQAANQIDEGEH, encoded by the coding sequence ATGTGCTACGATTTACTAACGATACCACCTGAAATCAAGCAAAAGATAGCTACCTTCCTCTGCCCTCATGATGCTGTACAGGTGGGGCTTACATGCGTAGCACTTCGCCAAAGCCTATCGCTTTCTTCACTGGATCCGCCTCTCCTTTTGTTTGCGCGCATGGATCGAGTCGGAGACTTTGAGCATGGCGATAACCCGGTCCGGGCATTCCGCTTCCCAATTTTGAACAGAAGGGTCCACTCCCTCTCGCTCGGTCTTCGCTGGCGCGACCAAGGTTGGGGAAACCGCAAAGGCCAAGTATTTGTTACGGCAATATCTGCCAGTACTGTTTCACAAAGACGAGATGCCTTTGAGGATGGACGAATCGTTTTCGAATCAGATATTGCACCTCATGAACAATCGGCTTTGCGGATAAACTTTGTGCCAATCGACAGTGACATATACTATTTCTGGTACAAGGCAGGCGGAGGAGGCGGTCACAGCTTACACTTAAGCGATGGCAATCTTCGCACTGTCATCTTTGACGACGAGCATCAAACTATTGCTCAATCATATCGAAATTTGACTCGAATCGGTGTCATTAATCCCGCGCTCCTCTTTGAAAATGCACCTCCAGCTCAGACCCAAACTTTTTTTCCATGTCTACTTGTTCGCATATTCCAGCTTCTCCGGCATCAGCTGGAACAAAAACGAACTCCTGACGAGGAATTGGTAACATATTTACAGGAGCACGAAATTGCAGTGAATCAAAGAAGTTTGTCGGCTTTGGAAGGACTAGTACAGGCTGATATCGAAGAACGGGAGATTCGAAGACATGAGGGAATGGATCAAGTGCGAAATCATGCTCATATACCGACCATCTTCGGCCTAGGGCGTATTCTGCTTGCGAACCCTGAGTTCCTCGTAGCCAACGCACAGAATCCTGACGTACTCCAAGCCGCCAATCAAATAGACGAAGGAGAACACTAA